From a single Thalassospira sp. ER-Se-21-Dark genomic region:
- a CDS encoding indolepyruvate ferredoxin oxidoreductase family protein: MAQQLAAVQLDDKYTLEEGRVYLTGIQALVRLPLMQRQLDARAGLNTAGCISGYRGSPLGGLDQQLWRAQKFLTKQQIEFQPGVNEDLAATVVWGSQQVNMYKDAKYDGVFGMWYGKGPGVDRSGDVFKHANHAGTSKHGGVLVLAGDDHSCKSSTLPHQTEYAFIDAQIPVLNPSGVQDILDYGLHGWAMSRYSGCWVAMKTIAETVESSAAADVAPDRITPVIPTDFPMPEGGLHIRWPDTPKEQEHRLMKYKLYAALAYARANKLNKTVIDSPNARLGIITTGKAYLDVMQAFDDLGISEEDAAKIGIRVLKVGMSWPLNREDVREFALGLEEIIVVEEKRAVMENQVKEQLYNWREDVRPTVIGKFDAKGEWILPSMDELTPARVAVVLAERIKRFYDSPAIHERIDWLAEKEKEIAEPRPDVARIPWFCPGCPHNSSTKVPEGSRAMAGIGCHYMVNWMDRSTETFTHMGGEGATWIGQAPFTHTKHVFQNLGDGTYYHSGSLAVRAAVASGVNITYKILFNDAVAMTGGQPVDGPLTVPQITRQMFDEGAKRIIVLSDEPEKYPMGADFAPGVDIRHRDTLEDTQKELREIEGVSILIFDQTCAAEKRRRRKRKLMVDPPKRVFINDLVCEGCGDCGEQSNCLAVVPVETEFGRKRAIDQSACNKDFSCLKGFCPSFVTIEGGELRKPDAAAKGDTGTDAVFASLPRPTLPEIDEPWSVLVTGVGGTGVVTIGALLGMAAHIEGKGIVGLDMAGLAQKGGAVVSHIRFANDQNKLHAARIPAGEANVVLGCDLLVAASYEGLAKMRRNFTQAVINTHETVTGAFTHNPDFELKTNEHMKVISDACGSDAVHFVEGSDIATRLMGNSIATNLFMLGVAWQRGLIPISEEALMQAIELNGVSIDMNKQSFHWGRLYAHDRDRVIAVVGPNEAEAHPIATELSDIVAKRRAFLTDYQNAAYADRFTDLVDKVSAAEKRLGDEDDLARTVAKYYFKLLAYKDEYEVARLYTDPAFMRKVTQTFTGDYKINFHLAPPSLANADPESGKPQKSVYGPWMMSAFRVLAKLKFLRGTKLDPFGRNPERKIERQLITDYEKLVTEVLDGLNHENARIAKALLALPEHIRGYGHVKEQHIAKVKAREAELLEQFRNPPEHLKAAE, translated from the coding sequence ATGGCACAACAATTGGCGGCAGTCCAACTCGACGACAAATACACGCTTGAGGAAGGCCGGGTTTACCTTACAGGTATTCAGGCACTGGTCCGTTTGCCCCTGATGCAGCGCCAGCTAGATGCGCGCGCAGGGCTGAATACCGCCGGGTGCATTTCGGGTTATCGCGGATCGCCGCTGGGCGGACTTGATCAGCAACTATGGCGCGCCCAAAAATTCCTGACCAAGCAGCAGATCGAATTTCAGCCGGGCGTGAACGAAGACCTTGCCGCCACCGTCGTCTGGGGCAGTCAGCAGGTCAATATGTACAAGGACGCCAAATATGATGGCGTCTTTGGCATGTGGTATGGCAAGGGCCCGGGTGTTGACCGGTCCGGTGACGTTTTCAAACACGCCAACCATGCCGGCACGTCCAAGCATGGCGGCGTTCTGGTTCTGGCCGGTGATGACCACAGTTGCAAATCATCCACCCTGCCCCATCAGACCGAATATGCCTTTATCGATGCGCAGATCCCGGTTCTGAACCCGTCCGGTGTTCAGGACATTCTGGATTACGGCCTGCATGGATGGGCCATGAGCCGTTATTCCGGTTGCTGGGTGGCGATGAAAACCATTGCCGAAACGGTGGAAAGTTCAGCCGCGGCCGATGTCGCCCCGGATCGCATCACCCCCGTCATCCCGACCGACTTCCCCATGCCCGAGGGCGGCCTGCATATCCGTTGGCCCGACACGCCCAAGGAGCAGGAACATCGCCTGATGAAATACAAGCTCTATGCCGCACTGGCATATGCGCGGGCGAACAAGCTGAATAAAACGGTGATCGACAGCCCGAATGCGCGGCTTGGCATCATCACCACCGGCAAGGCCTATCTCGATGTCATGCAGGCATTCGATGACCTTGGCATTTCCGAAGAAGACGCCGCCAAGATCGGCATTCGCGTGCTTAAGGTCGGCATGAGCTGGCCGCTCAACCGCGAGGATGTCCGTGAATTCGCCCTTGGGCTTGAGGAAATCATCGTCGTCGAAGAAAAACGCGCGGTGATGGAAAATCAGGTCAAGGAACAGCTTTATAACTGGCGCGAAGATGTCCGCCCGACCGTGATCGGCAAGTTCGATGCAAAGGGCGAATGGATCCTGCCATCGATGGACGAACTGACCCCGGCTCGTGTTGCTGTGGTTCTGGCCGAACGGATCAAGCGGTTCTATGACAGCCCGGCCATTCATGAACGCATCGACTGGCTTGCCGAAAAAGAAAAGGAAATTGCCGAACCGCGCCCGGATGTTGCACGCATTCCGTGGTTCTGCCCGGGTTGCCCGCATAACAGTTCGACCAAGGTCCCCGAAGGCAGCCGTGCCATGGCCGGTATCGGGTGCCATTACATGGTCAACTGGATGGATCGATCCACCGAGACCTTTACCCATATGGGCGGCGAAGGGGCGACATGGATTGGACAGGCACCGTTCACCCATACCAAGCACGTTTTCCAGAACCTGGGTGATGGCACCTACTATCATTCAGGCTCCCTTGCCGTTCGGGCCGCCGTCGCATCGGGCGTGAACATCACCTATAAAATCCTGTTTAACGACGCGGTTGCCATGACTGGCGGACAGCCGGTTGACGGGCCACTGACAGTGCCGCAAATCACGCGCCAGATGTTTGACGAAGGTGCCAAACGCATCATTGTTTTGTCGGACGAGCCTGAAAAATATCCGATGGGCGCGGACTTTGCGCCGGGCGTTGATATCCGCCATCGCGATACGCTGGAAGACACCCAGAAAGAACTGCGTGAAATCGAAGGCGTTTCGATCCTGATCTTTGATCAGACCTGTGCGGCCGAAAAACGCCGCCGTCGCAAACGCAAACTGATGGTGGATCCGCCCAAACGCGTGTTTATCAATGATCTGGTCTGCGAAGGTTGCGGTGATTGTGGCGAACAATCCAACTGCCTTGCCGTCGTGCCGGTCGAGACCGAGTTTGGCCGCAAACGCGCGATTGACCAATCAGCCTGCAACAAGGATTTCTCCTGCCTCAAGGGCTTCTGCCCAAGCTTTGTCACCATCGAAGGCGGCGAGCTTCGCAAACCTGATGCCGCAGCAAAGGGTGATACCGGTACCGACGCAGTCTTTGCCAGCCTGCCACGCCCGACCCTGCCTGAAATTGACGAACCATGGTCGGTTCTTGTCACGGGTGTTGGCGGCACCGGCGTTGTCACCATCGGAGCACTCCTTGGAATGGCTGCCCACATCGAGGGCAAGGGTATTGTCGGCCTTGATATGGCGGGCTTGGCACAAAAAGGCGGCGCTGTTGTCAGCCACATCCGCTTTGCCAATGACCAAAACAAGCTGCATGCCGCACGCATTCCGGCCGGTGAAGCCAATGTGGTTCTGGGTTGTGACCTTCTGGTTGCGGCAAGCTATGAAGGGCTTGCCAAAATGCGTCGCAACTTTACCCAGGCTGTGATCAACACCCATGAAACCGTTACCGGTGCCTTCACCCATAACCCGGACTTTGAGCTTAAGACCAACGAGCACATGAAGGTCATCAGTGATGCCTGCGGATCTGATGCGGTTCATTTCGTGGAAGGCAGCGACATTGCGACCCGCCTGATGGGTAATTCGATTGCCACCAACCTGTTCATGCTGGGCGTTGCCTGGCAGCGCGGTCTGATCCCGATCAGTGAAGAGGCGCTTATGCAGGCGATTGAGCTTAATGGCGTGTCGATTGACATGAACAAGCAGTCCTTCCACTGGGGACGCCTTTATGCCCATGATCGCGACCGCGTCATCGCGGTTGTCGGCCCGAATGAGGCAGAAGCCCATCCGATTGCGACCGAGCTTTCCGATATCGTTGCCAAGCGCCGCGCCTTCCTGACCGATTATCAGAACGCGGCCTATGCCGATCGTTTCACCGACCTTGTTGATAAGGTTTCAGCGGCCGAGAAACGCCTTGGTGACGAAGATGATCTGGCCCGGACAGTGGCGAAATACTACTTCAAACTGCTGGCCTATAAGGACGAGTATGAGGTTGCCCGTCTTTACACCGATCCGGCGTTCATGAGGAAGGTCACCCAGACCTTTACCGGGGACTACAAGATCAACTTCCATCTTGCGCCGCCGTCGCTTGCCAATGCCGATCCCGAAAGCGGCAAGCCACAAAAGTCGGTTTACGGTCCGTGGATGATGTCGGCGTTCCGCGTGCTGGCGAAACTGAAGTTCCTGCGCGGCACCAAACTTGATCCGTTTGGCCGCAACCCGGAACGCAAGATCGAACGCCAGTTGATCACGGATTACGAGAAACTGGTAACCGAGGTCCTTGATGGCCTTAACCACGAAAATGCCCGCATCGCCAAGGCGTTGCTGGCCCTGCCCGAACACATCCGCGGTTACGGCCACGTCAAGGAACAACACATCGCCAAGGTCAAGGCTCGCGAAGCCGAACTGCTTGAACAGTTCCGCAACCCGCCAGAACATCTCAAGGCGGCGGAATAA
- a CDS encoding VOC family protein, with protein sequence MEQRVSLITLGVADLDRSRRFYEGGLGWQMTEMVEGQVVFYQLSNGLALGLFGREALKEDGHFDDDTGASFAGLTLAYNARSEEEVDQVMAEAEKAGAKIQKPAEKVFWGGYSGYFRDPDGHAWEVAFNPFWEIDGKGNLHIPPQKTE encoded by the coding sequence ATGGAACAGCGTGTTTCGCTGATTACTCTGGGTGTTGCGGATCTGGATCGGTCGCGGCGTTTTTACGAAGGTGGCCTTGGTTGGCAGATGACCGAAATGGTTGAAGGGCAGGTGGTATTTTACCAGCTCTCCAACGGTTTGGCCCTTGGTCTGTTCGGGCGCGAAGCGCTTAAGGAAGACGGGCACTTTGATGACGACACAGGTGCCAGCTTTGCCGGATTGACGCTGGCTTATAACGCGCGCAGCGAAGAAGAAGTCGATCAGGTGATGGCAGAGGCTGAGAAGGCCGGGGCCAAAATCCAGAAGCCTGCCGAGAAGGTCTTTTGGGGTGGGTATTCCGGTTATTTCCGTGATCCGGATGGCCATGCGTGGGAAGTGGCGTTTAATCCGTTCTGGGAAATTGACGGGAAGGGCAATCTGCACATCCCGCCACAGAAAACCGAGTAG
- a CDS encoding Crp/Fnr family transcriptional regulator — MSWIEQFPGLSRLPDAIRSYLVEESKIVTVPANTVIFGPGKSPEHLLLLLDGTVRVQQTSDTGREIVLYRVHAGESCVLTTACLLAYEDYSAEGIAETETRAVAIPRKVFDKLVSDSIEFRQFVFTAYSKRITDLFMVIEEIAFQKLDIRLAHKLIELAGDNDTVSATHQKLAVELGSAREVISRQLQEFQRRGWIEQSRGTIRLIDRAALEKLAQS; from the coding sequence TTGAGTTGGATCGAGCAGTTTCCGGGTCTGTCACGCTTGCCCGATGCCATCCGATCCTACCTTGTCGAAGAAAGCAAGATCGTCACCGTTCCAGCCAATACAGTCATTTTCGGACCGGGCAAATCGCCGGAGCACCTGTTGTTGCTACTCGATGGCACAGTGCGTGTGCAGCAGACATCCGATACCGGTCGTGAAATCGTTCTTTATCGGGTTCATGCGGGTGAAAGCTGCGTTCTGACGACGGCCTGCCTTCTGGCCTACGAGGATTACTCGGCAGAGGGGATTGCCGAAACTGAAACCCGCGCAGTGGCGATCCCGCGCAAGGTGTTTGACAAGCTTGTCTCGGACTCAATCGAGTTCCGCCAGTTCGTTTTTACTGCCTATTCCAAACGCATCACCGACCTGTTCATGGTGATCGAAGAAATCGCGTTCCAGAAGCTTGATATTCGTCTGGCCCACAAGCTGATCGAATTGGCAGGGGACAATGATACGGTGTCAGCAACCCATCAGAAACTGGCTGTCGAACTGGGCTCTGCCCGTGAAGTGATTTCGCGCCAGCTTCAGGAATTTCAGCGTCGGGGCTGGATCGAACAATCGCGCGGCACCATCCGGCTGATTGATCGCGCGGCGTTGGAAAAACTGGCACAGAGCTAG
- a CDS encoding MBL fold metallo-hydrolase: protein MSAYSVNMSVKPEVTAFFDEDTNTISYVVKDPGSNACAVVDSVMDIDYAAGRITFTHADNIIAFIKDNGLKLEWIIETHVHADHLSAAPYIQQKLGGKLGIGSKITVVQDTFGKVFNEGTEFQRDGSQFDRLFEDGDTYQVGSMTCFAIYTPGHTPACMVHVMGDAAFVGDTLFMPDGGSARADFPGGDAGTLYDSIQKLLALPEDMRLFMCHDYGPNGRDIKWETTVGEEKKHNIHVGEGKTREDFIKFRTERDAQLDMPRLIIPSLQVNMRAGQVPTDSSGKKMLKVPVNGL, encoded by the coding sequence ATGTCTGCATACTCGGTCAATATGTCCGTAAAACCCGAAGTTACGGCCTTTTTCGACGAAGACACCAACACGATCAGCTATGTGGTCAAGGACCCGGGAAGCAACGCCTGTGCGGTTGTCGATTCCGTGATGGATATCGATTATGCGGCGGGTCGGATCACCTTTACCCACGCCGATAACATCATTGCCTTTATCAAGGATAATGGCCTGAAACTGGAATGGATCATCGAGACCCATGTCCATGCCGACCACCTGTCGGCAGCACCCTATATTCAGCAAAAGCTCGGCGGCAAGCTTGGCATCGGCAGCAAGATTACGGTTGTGCAGGACACGTTCGGCAAGGTGTTTAACGAAGGCACCGAATTCCAGCGTGATGGCAGCCAGTTTGATCGCCTGTTTGAAGATGGTGATACCTATCAGGTCGGTTCCATGACCTGCTTTGCCATCTATACCCCGGGTCATACCCCCGCCTGCATGGTGCATGTCATGGGCGATGCCGCCTTCGTTGGCGATACCCTGTTCATGCCTGATGGCGGATCGGCCCGTGCGGACTTCCCAGGCGGTGACGCCGGGACGCTTTATGACAGCATCCAGAAGCTCCTCGCACTCCCGGAAGATATGCGCCTGTTCATGTGCCACGACTACGGCCCCAATGGCCGTGATATCAAGTGGGAAACCACCGTCGGCGAAGAGAAAAAGCACAACATCCACGTTGGGGAAGGCAAAACCCGCGAAGACTTCATCAAGTTCCGGACCGAACGTGATGCCCAGCTTGATATGCCGCGTCTGATCATCCCGTCGCTTCAGGTCAATATGCGCGCCGGTCAGGTGCCGACCGACAGCAGCGGCAAAAAAATGCTGAAAGTCCCGGTAAACGGGCTCTGA
- a CDS encoding bifunctional protein tyrosine phosphatase family protein/NAD(P)/FAD-dependent oxidoreductase — MEIKTISNGFSVSPQIVADDVKEIAKHGFRSIVCNRPDGEGADQPTFEEISNAAKESGLEVRYQPIVSGKVSDDDARDFGRLYDELPKPVFAYCRTGTRSTTLWSLSQAAHLDTSEILRATKAAGYDMGGVVRRIVNGGKTPTDQGDAKYDVVIIGGGAAGISVASSLIARRSGLEIAVIDPADIHYYQPGWTMVGGGVFEASTTAQTMGSLIPKGVHWIKAAVAAFEPQDDAVILDGCRVVKYDRLIVCPGLKLDWNRVEGLVETLGRNGVTSNYRYDLAPYTWELVSSMRQGKAIFTQPPMPIKCAGAPQKAMYLSADHWHRTGVLKNIDIDFCNAGGVLFGVKDYVPALESYVKKYDAHLDFFHNLVAIDGQAKKAWFDVAKPDTKVERVEKSFDMIHVCPPQVAPDFIRVSPLADAAGWVDVDQATLRHKSFSNIWSLGDVMNAPNAKTAAAARKQAPVVAENVVADIDGKSPVAQYDGYGSCPLTVERGRIVLAEFGYGGTLLPSFPKWLIDGTKPSHLAWLLKEKLLPPIYWKAMLRGKEWLAKPEKVTGA, encoded by the coding sequence ATGGAAATCAAAACAATAAGTAACGGGTTCTCAGTCAGTCCCCAAATCGTGGCAGACGATGTCAAGGAAATCGCCAAGCACGGCTTCCGGTCCATCGTCTGTAACCGTCCTGACGGCGAGGGTGCCGATCAGCCAACCTTTGAAGAGATTTCAAACGCGGCAAAGGAATCCGGGCTTGAGGTGCGCTATCAGCCGATTGTTTCGGGCAAGGTCAGCGATGATGATGCCCGTGATTTTGGCCGCCTTTATGATGAATTACCCAAGCCGGTCTTTGCCTATTGCCGCACCGGCACCCGTTCAACCACACTTTGGTCGCTAAGCCAGGCTGCGCATCTTGATACCAGCGAAATCCTTCGCGCCACCAAGGCGGCCGGTTATGACATGGGCGGGGTTGTTCGCCGGATTGTCAATGGCGGTAAAACGCCGACCGATCAGGGTGATGCGAAATATGACGTCGTGATCATCGGTGGCGGTGCGGCCGGCATTTCGGTGGCATCCAGCCTGATCGCACGCCGTTCGGGCCTTGAGATTGCGGTCATCGATCCGGCCGATATCCACTATTACCAGCCGGGCTGGACCATGGTTGGCGGTGGCGTGTTTGAAGCCAGCACCACAGCCCAGACCATGGGATCTCTGATCCCCAAGGGCGTGCACTGGATCAAGGCCGCCGTTGCCGCGTTCGAGCCGCAAGACGATGCTGTCATCCTTGATGGGTGCCGGGTGGTCAAATATGACCGTCTGATCGTTTGTCCGGGGCTGAAGCTTGACTGGAACCGCGTTGAAGGTCTGGTTGAAACGCTTGGTCGCAATGGTGTGACGTCAAACTATCGTTATGACCTAGCCCCTTACACGTGGGAACTGGTTTCCTCGATGCGCCAAGGCAAGGCGATCTTTACCCAGCCGCCCATGCCAATCAAATGTGCCGGTGCCCCGCAAAAGGCGATGTATCTCTCGGCCGATCACTGGCATCGCACGGGTGTTTTGAAGAACATTGATATCGATTTCTGCAATGCCGGTGGGGTTCTGTTCGGGGTAAAGGACTATGTCCCGGCCCTTGAAAGCTATGTGAAGAAATACGATGCACATCTCGATTTCTTCCACAATCTGGTGGCGATTGACGGGCAGGCGAAAAAGGCCTGGTTCGATGTCGCCAAGCCCGACACCAAGGTTGAACGCGTCGAGAAGTCCTTTGACATGATCCATGTCTGCCCGCCGCAGGTCGCACCGGACTTCATTCGTGTGTCCCCGCTGGCAGATGCCGCCGGATGGGTGGATGTCGATCAGGCAACCCTTCGCCACAAGTCATTTAGCAACATCTGGTCGCTGGGCGATGTGATGAATGCGCCCAATGCCAAAACAGCTGCTGCGGCCCGCAAACAGGCGCCGGTAGTTGCCGAAAACGTGGTTGCCGACATTGATGGCAAATCACCGGTTGCGCAATATGACGGTTATGGGTCCTGCCCGCTGACCGTGGAACGTGGGCGCATCGTTCTGGCCGAATTCGGTTATGGCGGAACGCTTTTACCGTCCTTCCCGAAATGGCTGATCGATGGCACCAAACCTTCGCACCTTGCATGGTTGCTTAAGGAAAAGCTCCTGCCGCCGATCTATTGGAAGGCGATGCTGCGTGGCAAGGAATGGCTGGCCAAGCCTGAAAAAGTCACCGGTGCCTAA
- the sulP gene encoding sulfate permease — translation MRFKMLRKYVPIFDWGQTYDRTAFGNDMIAAVIVTIMLIPQSLAYALLAGLPPEAGLYASIAPIILYAIFGTSRALAVGPVAVVSLMTAAAVGNIAETGTMGYALAALTLAALSGAILLAMGVFKLGFLANFLSHPVIAGFITASGMIIAASQLKHILGVDASGHNLWEIVTSLIAHIPETNQTTLIIGICATGFLFWVRKGLKPTLSKLGLGVRMADVLTKAGPVFAVFATTAATWYLGLADKGVKIVGEVPQSLPPLTMPDFSPRLMADLLVPAILISVIGFVESISVAQTLAAKRRQRINPDQELIGLGAANIGAAFTGGYPVTGGFARSVVNFDAGAQTPAAGAFTAVGLAIAAVALTPLVYFLPKATLAATIIVAVLSLVDFSILKTSWQYSKADFIAVLATILLTLGLGVEVGVTAGVVLSIGLFLYKTSRPHIAEVGLVPDTQHFRNILRHKVITHPSVLTIRIDESLYFANARYLEDYLYDRVVGCKNLKHVVLMCSAVNEIDLSALESLEAINHRLEEMGISLHMSEVKGPVMDRLKKTHFLDELTGDVFLSQFEAVSKLTDGQVAETPPSTEPKIKLV, via the coding sequence ATGCGTTTCAAAATGCTTCGGAAATATGTCCCGATTTTTGATTGGGGACAGACCTATGACAGGACGGCCTTTGGCAATGATATGATTGCAGCCGTGATCGTGACGATCATGCTGATCCCGCAATCGCTTGCCTATGCGTTGCTGGCCGGTCTGCCACCCGAAGCGGGGCTTTATGCCTCCATCGCGCCGATCATTCTTTATGCCATCTTTGGCACCAGCCGCGCCCTTGCGGTCGGTCCGGTTGCGGTTGTTTCACTGATGACGGCGGCGGCGGTGGGCAATATTGCTGAAACCGGCACCATGGGCTATGCACTGGCCGCCCTGACGCTTGCGGCCCTGTCCGGGGCGATCCTGCTTGCGATGGGGGTGTTCAAGCTGGGCTTTTTGGCCAACTTCCTCTCACACCCGGTGATTGCCGGTTTCATCACTGCATCGGGCATGATCATTGCCGCCAGTCAGCTCAAACACATCCTTGGTGTGGATGCCAGCGGCCATAACCTTTGGGAAATTGTCACCTCCCTGATTGCGCATATTCCTGAAACCAATCAGACGACCCTGATCATTGGCATTTGCGCCACGGGCTTCCTGTTCTGGGTGCGCAAGGGCCTTAAACCCACTTTAAGTAAACTTGGCCTTGGCGTGCGGATGGCTGATGTCTTGACCAAGGCGGGCCCGGTCTTTGCTGTGTTCGCGACTACGGCGGCGACCTGGTATCTTGGTCTGGCTGATAAAGGGGTCAAGATCGTGGGCGAGGTACCGCAAAGCCTGCCGCCGCTCACCATGCCGGACTTCAGCCCAAGGCTGATGGCCGATCTTCTGGTACCGGCGATCCTCATTTCTGTGATCGGATTTGTTGAATCGATCTCTGTCGCGCAGACGCTGGCGGCCAAACGCCGTCAACGCATCAACCCGGATCAGGAACTGATTGGTCTGGGGGCGGCCAATATCGGGGCGGCCTTTACGGGCGGTTATCCGGTGACGGGTGGTTTTGCCCGCTCGGTCGTGAACTTTGATGCCGGGGCGCAAACACCTGCGGCCGGGGCCTTTACCGCTGTTGGTCTGGCGATTGCCGCCGTGGCGCTGACGCCGCTGGTGTATTTCCTGCCAAAGGCAACCCTTGCCGCGACCATCATTGTTGCGGTGCTGTCGCTGGTTGATTTTTCGATCCTTAAAACCAGCTGGCAATATTCCAAGGCGGATTTCATTGCGGTTCTGGCCACCATCCTTCTGACCCTTGGTCTTGGGGTCGAGGTCGGGGTGACCGCCGGTGTGGTGCTTTCGATCGGGCTGTTTTTGTACAAAACATCACGCCCGCATATTGCCGAGGTCGGCCTTGTGCCCGACACCCAGCATTTCCGCAACATCCTGCGTCATAAGGTCATCACCCATCCATCGGTCCTGACGATCCGGATTGACGAAAGCCTTTATTTCGCCAATGCGCGGTATCTGGAGGATTACCTCTATGACCGGGTGGTCGGGTGCAAGAACCTCAAACATGTGGTTCTGATGTGCTCGGCCGTGAACGAGATTGACTTAAGCGCGCTTGAATCGCTTGAGGCGATCAATCACCGGCTTGAGGAAATGGGTATTTCCCTTCACATGTCCGAGGTCAAAGGCCCGGTTATGGACCGCCTGAAAAAGACCCATTTCCTGGATGAACTGACCGGCGATGTTTTCCTGTCCCAGTTCGAAGCTGTTTCGAAACTGACAGACGGGCAGGTGGCAGAAACACCACCAAGCACCGAACCCAAAATCAAATTGGTCTAA
- a CDS encoding benzoate/H(+) symporter BenE family transporter, with protein sequence MLRDISPQSIFMGLLAGFVGSASSFAVVLQGLTGVGASPEQAASGLMALSISMGLCAIVLSLKTRLPISIAWSTPGAALLATSGAIEGGFAVAVGAFIVCAILIIISGVWKPLGRAVAGIPAPLANAMLAGVLLGLCLAPVKAVAFDPLLGLPIVIAWIVMGRFNRLLAIPAALLAFIVVMVFGIEFPENALADLGGAIAPPVEFVMPEFTVAGLVGIALPLFIVTMASQNIPGTAVLRANDYDTPPGPLFTVTGIFSLLSAPFGGHAVNLAAITAALCAGKDAHPDPAKRYWAAVSGGVFYIVFGLLAGLVTAFISLAPGILIEAVAGLALIGAFAGSAVAAFKDEDGREAAAVTFIVTAAGLTFYGISGAFWGLLAGGLIYFLTHLRNGKKKPD encoded by the coding sequence ATGCTGCGTGATATTTCGCCCCAAAGTATTTTCATGGGCCTGTTGGCCGGTTTTGTTGGCTCTGCCAGTTCGTTTGCGGTTGTGCTGCAAGGCCTTACCGGCGTTGGTGCCAGCCCGGAACAGGCGGCATCGGGCCTGATGGCGCTTTCCATTTCCATGGGCCTGTGCGCGATTGTTTTATCGCTTAAAACCCGCCTTCCGATCAGCATCGCCTGGTCCACCCCAGGTGCGGCTCTTCTGGCGACATCAGGTGCGATTGAGGGCGGCTTTGCGGTTGCTGTTGGCGCGTTCATCGTTTGCGCCATCCTGATTATCATCAGTGGCGTCTGGAAGCCGCTGGGCCGTGCGGTTGCTGGTATCCCGGCCCCCTTGGCAAACGCGATGCTGGCCGGTGTTTTGCTGGGTCTGTGCCTTGCGCCGGTCAAGGCAGTTGCCTTTGATCCGTTGCTTGGTCTTCCCATCGTGATTGCGTGGATTGTCATGGGCCGGTTCAACCGGTTGCTTGCCATCCCGGCCGCTTTGTTGGCCTTTATTGTCGTGATGGTGTTCGGCATCGAGTTCCCTGAAAATGCGCTTGCCGATCTGGGTGGGGCAATTGCGCCGCCGGTTGAATTCGTCATGCCGGAATTCACAGTGGCCGGACTGGTTGGTATTGCCTTGCCGCTTTTCATCGTCACCATGGCATCACAAAACATTCCGGGCACCGCGGTTCTGCGCGCCAATGATTATGACACCCCACCGGGGCCGCTGTTTACCGTGACCGGGATCTTCTCGTTACTCTCAGCCCCGTTTGGTGGCCATGCGGTAAACCTTGCCGCCATCACCGCCGCCCTTTGTGCGGGCAAGGATGCCCATCCTGATCCGGCCAAACGGTATTGGGCCGCTGTTTCAGGCGGGGTTTTCTATATCGTGTTTGGCCTTTTGGCCGGGTTGGTGACCGCGTTTATCAGTCTGGCACCGGGCATCCTGATCGAGGCGGTTGCAGGCCTTGCCCTGATTGGGGCGTTTGCGGGATCCGCCGTTGCGGCCTTCAAGGACGAAGACGGACGTGAAGCAGCCGCCGTGACCTTTATCGTCACCGCAGCTGGCCTGACATTCTATGGGATTTCGGGTGCTTTCTGGGGCTTGCTGGCTGGCGGGCTGATTTACTTCCTGACCCATCTGCGCAATGGCAAAAAGAAACCGGACTGA